A genomic region of Streptosporangium lutulentum contains the following coding sequences:
- a CDS encoding glycosyltransferase, which yields MALPAAAPALAPSSPALRPRRVMIGTDTYPPDVNGASYFTHRLACGLAERGNDVHVVCASDEGPARVDHVDGVTVHRLRSAPSLVHPTMRISVPARLDRLVERIAPDVVHVQGHFVVGRASISAARRGGVPVVATNHFMPDNLFQFAHIPERLRTRAGAIAWRDFNRVFSRVDRVTTPTRIAAGLLMGKRFSRSVEPVSCGIDLERFQPRAEPKLWARKAFDLPDRDTVLFVGRLDEEKRLDELIRALPYVLNDTDAQIALVGTGGQRAALARLADRIGVGDRVIFLGFVPDEMLPQAYATADVFAMPGVAELQSIATLEAMATGLPVVAADAMALPHLVRPGENGHLFEPGDVRQLARHLTALLGSPGTRAAMGTASRAIAMTHDHQASLARFEAIYQEVAR from the coding sequence ATGGCCCTGCCGGCCGCCGCCCCCGCACTCGCTCCCAGCTCCCCCGCCCTCCGGCCACGCCGGGTCATGATCGGGACCGACACCTACCCGCCGGACGTGAACGGCGCCTCCTACTTCACCCACCGGCTGGCCTGCGGCCTGGCGGAGCGAGGCAACGACGTCCACGTGGTCTGCGCCTCGGACGAGGGACCGGCCAGGGTCGACCACGTGGACGGGGTGACCGTGCACCGGCTGCGCTCGGCGCCGTCGCTGGTCCACCCGACCATGCGGATCTCGGTGCCGGCCCGGCTGGACCGGCTGGTCGAGAGGATCGCCCCGGACGTGGTCCACGTCCAGGGGCACTTCGTCGTCGGCCGGGCCTCGATCTCCGCCGCCCGGCGCGGGGGCGTCCCGGTGGTGGCGACCAACCACTTCATGCCGGACAACCTCTTCCAGTTCGCGCACATCCCCGAACGGCTCCGCACCCGGGCGGGCGCGATCGCCTGGCGCGACTTCAACCGGGTCTTCTCCCGCGTCGACCGGGTGACCACACCGACCCGGATCGCGGCGGGGCTGCTCATGGGCAAGAGATTCAGCCGCTCGGTGGAGCCCGTCTCGTGCGGGATCGACCTGGAGAGGTTCCAGCCGCGCGCCGAGCCCAAACTGTGGGCCCGCAAGGCCTTCGACCTGCCCGACCGGGACACCGTGCTGTTCGTCGGACGGCTGGACGAGGAGAAACGGCTGGACGAGCTCATCCGCGCCCTGCCGTACGTCCTCAACGACACCGACGCCCAGATCGCCCTGGTCGGCACCGGCGGGCAGCGGGCGGCGCTCGCGAGGCTCGCGGACCGGATCGGGGTCGGGGATCGGGTGATCTTCCTCGGGTTCGTCCCCGACGAGATGCTCCCCCAGGCCTACGCCACCGCCGACGTCTTCGCCATGCCGGGTGTCGCGGAGCTGCAGAGCATCGCCACCCTGGAGGCCATGGCCACCGGGTTGCCGGTCGTCGCCGCCGACGCGATGGCCCTGCCCCATCTGGTACGGCCCGGCGAGAACGGCCACCTGTTCGAGCCGGGTGACGTCCGGCAGCTGGCCCGTCACCTGACCGCCCTGCTCGGCTCGCCCGGCACGCGCGCCGCCATGGGCACGGCGAGCCGCGCGATCGCGATGACCCACGACCACCAGGCTTCCCTCGCCCGCTTCGAGGCGATCTATCAGGAGGTGGCTCGATGA
- a CDS encoding DUF998 domain-containing protein, with the protein MNETPLPRWPGMAGAVLALGAMAYAHVVAADAVNPASGLISDYALVGTSAWALAGGTIMLAVGSLWIAFGLTRVDPARSAAARVLFVAGALGLLITAGFPTDSAPDVVSVGGEIHRWAAAVVFTALPCAGWMLGRRSGDRALSAVSVLSVVFLAAFLATHPGSLTSDLVNGSGYYGLIERLLVLTEIALVFLAARVVDGRHRENPVPALAAGARRHEGPALSLTHRSPEAGRLGAGAAVPAQPSADDVRRPRQPIGLGSA; encoded by the coding sequence ATGAACGAAACCCCCCTGCCGCGCTGGCCGGGAATGGCCGGGGCGGTGCTCGCCCTGGGAGCGATGGCCTACGCGCACGTGGTCGCGGCCGACGCGGTGAACCCGGCAAGCGGCCTCATCAGCGACTACGCGCTGGTCGGCACCAGTGCCTGGGCGCTGGCCGGCGGCACGATCATGCTGGCCGTGGGCTCCCTGTGGATCGCGTTCGGCCTGACCCGGGTGGACCCGGCACGCAGCGCCGCGGCACGCGTGCTGTTCGTCGCCGGCGCCCTGGGCCTCCTGATCACCGCGGGATTCCCCACCGACTCGGCGCCCGACGTCGTGTCGGTCGGCGGGGAGATCCACCGCTGGGCGGCCGCCGTGGTCTTCACCGCCCTGCCCTGCGCGGGCTGGATGCTCGGCCGCCGGTCCGGCGACCGGGCCCTGTCGGCCGTCAGCGTTTTGTCCGTGGTGTTCCTGGCGGCGTTCCTGGCGACTCACCCGGGATCTCTGACCTCCGATCTGGTGAACGGCTCCGGCTACTACGGCCTGATCGAGCGCCTGCTGGTGCTCACCGAGATCGCGCTGGTCTTCCTGGCGGCCCGCGTCGTGGACGGCCGGCACCGCGAGAACCCGGTCCCGGCCCTCGCCGCGGGTGCCCGGCGCCACGAGGGTCCGGCCCTTTCCCTCACTCACCGATCGCCGGAGGCCGGCCGTCTCGGCGCCGGTGCGGCGGTCCCGGCCCAGCCGTCCGCGGACGACGTCCGGCGTCCTCGCCAGCCGATCGGCCTCGGCTCCGCGTGA
- a CDS encoding acyl-ACP desaturase — protein sequence MREFSETELLLELEPVVAGELDRHHKVAKEWFPHEYVPWSEGTNYDGVFDGKAWEETDTKLPEEARISLIVNLLTEDNLPSYHHEIATTFGRDAAWGTWVHRWTAEEGRHAVAIRDYLTVTRAVDPVALERARMVHMGEGFTNSYDGVLSSLAYVSFQELATRISHRNTGKASQDPNCERLLARIAADENLHMLFYRNLLNAAFQLAPAQTMRAVTDVVTTFQMPGTGIEGFTRKAMTIANAGIYDLRLHIDDVLMPVLRQWGVFEMTDLGPDGEKAREELSDFLVRIETSASRFVERREARRARQAAGA from the coding sequence ATGCGAGAGTTCAGTGAGACCGAGCTGCTGCTCGAGCTTGAACCTGTGGTCGCGGGTGAGCTGGACCGGCACCACAAGGTGGCCAAGGAATGGTTCCCCCACGAGTACGTTCCCTGGTCGGAGGGCACGAACTACGACGGTGTCTTCGACGGCAAGGCCTGGGAGGAGACCGACACGAAGCTTCCCGAGGAAGCTCGGATCTCCCTCATCGTCAACCTGCTGACCGAGGACAACCTCCCCAGCTACCACCATGAGATCGCCACCACCTTCGGCCGCGACGCGGCGTGGGGCACCTGGGTCCACCGCTGGACGGCCGAGGAGGGCCGGCACGCCGTCGCCATCCGCGACTATCTGACGGTCACCCGCGCGGTCGACCCGGTCGCGCTGGAGCGCGCCCGGATGGTGCACATGGGCGAGGGCTTCACCAACTCCTACGACGGCGTGCTCTCCTCGCTGGCCTACGTCTCCTTCCAGGAACTGGCCACCCGCATCTCCCACCGCAACACCGGCAAGGCCTCCCAGGACCCGAACTGCGAGCGACTGCTCGCCAGGATCGCCGCCGACGAGAACCTGCACATGCTCTTCTACCGCAACCTGCTCAACGCGGCCTTCCAGCTCGCCCCCGCCCAGACCATGCGGGCCGTGACCGACGTGGTCACCACCTTCCAGATGCCCGGCACCGGGATCGAGGGGTTCACCCGCAAGGCGATGACCATCGCCAACGCCGGCATCTACGACCTGCGCCTGCACATCGACGACGTCCTCATGCCCGTCCTGCGCCAGTGGGGCGTGTTCGAGATGACGGACCTCGGCCCCGACGGCGAGAAGGCCCGCGAGGAGCTCTCGGACTTCCTCGTCCGCATCGAGACCTCCGCCTCCCGCTTCGTCGAGCGCCGCGAGGCCCGCCGCGCCCGCCAGGCCGCCGGCGCCTGA
- a CDS encoding M64 family metallopeptidase, producing MTRPLAALAAASLAAVLLTAPPAQAGAGAEPGSATVVPLQVTGDPAGRFNLIIMGDGYTENEQSAFAADTTLQLNVLWSIEPYKSYRNYFNVYRVDIVSGESGVGCDPGLEAGRKNTPLSMGFWGGCNPTSVQRLITMSNSAANRYANMVPGTSSSNRQIVALANSGTYGGAGGAYATASGHNSMSALIAPHEIGHSLGNLQDEYPYYSRGVDGGAYTGGEPGSVHHTLLTEQQMKDQQKKWWRWLGEPSEAGGTIGRFEGGLYTSSGVWRPSQHSIMKTLGYYYDQVSREIMIQKISAKVSLIQSSTPTTSPVGADRVLWVEPLHPNSHSLTTTWQVDGTALPGQGTEIDLRTLNLSPGRHTVTATVVDPTDFVRAPDIRAGNLTATRTWTVDTSVTTVPGAAGSGILSSTPTNRGVGRDEVVYVETPHSDDAVPAVIWALDGKRLDESDEDVDLGALGLTPGAHTLTATSGGRTLTWTVDNPPTTDYELSEPLVSSGETYVYNSPFTMRLTGHDDEPGYVVRESRVDGDGWFNYFGWPTSADLPWQFSESGTTIDSLTYGVLPRGRHTVEYRSIDASGNYGDAKSFTVTTLAPPPACTTTITGSRKGAISVRSGVTCLNDAEVTGAVTVGSGASLVVNGGTIRGGLSASRAAEVHLLKARVDGAVAVSGTTGRLTVAGSDISGAIVLTGTTGADALVVTGTRIRGSLSCSGNTAQPSDAGVPNTVTGAGQCAGLVDDPRSKSRARSYEAVLPVRP from the coding sequence ATGACCAGGCCCCTCGCGGCCTTGGCAGCCGCCTCCCTGGCAGCCGTCCTCCTCACCGCGCCCCCGGCCCAGGCCGGTGCCGGCGCCGAGCCCGGCAGCGCCACCGTGGTGCCGCTCCAGGTCACCGGCGACCCGGCCGGCCGGTTCAATCTGATCATCATGGGCGACGGCTACACCGAGAACGAGCAGTCCGCGTTCGCCGCCGACACCACCCTGCAGCTCAACGTGCTCTGGTCGATCGAGCCGTACAAGTCCTACCGGAACTACTTCAACGTCTACCGGGTGGACATCGTCTCCGGTGAGTCGGGGGTCGGCTGCGATCCCGGCCTGGAGGCGGGGAGGAAGAACACCCCCCTGAGCATGGGCTTCTGGGGCGGCTGCAACCCCACCAGCGTGCAGCGGCTGATCACCATGAGCAACTCGGCCGCCAACAGGTACGCCAACATGGTGCCGGGCACCTCCAGCTCGAACCGGCAGATCGTGGCGCTGGCCAACAGCGGCACGTACGGCGGGGCGGGCGGCGCCTACGCCACCGCCTCCGGCCACAACTCGATGTCGGCCCTGATCGCCCCGCACGAGATCGGCCACTCCCTGGGCAACCTGCAGGACGAGTACCCCTACTACAGCCGCGGCGTGGACGGCGGCGCCTACACCGGCGGCGAGCCCGGCTCGGTGCACCACACGCTGCTGACCGAACAGCAGATGAAGGACCAGCAGAAGAAGTGGTGGCGCTGGCTTGGCGAGCCGAGCGAGGCCGGCGGCACCATCGGCCGGTTCGAGGGCGGCCTGTACACGAGCAGTGGCGTCTGGCGGCCCAGCCAGCACTCGATCATGAAGACGCTGGGCTACTACTACGACCAGGTCAGCCGAGAGATCATGATTCAGAAGATCTCCGCCAAGGTCAGCCTCATCCAGAGCAGCACGCCCACCACGTCGCCGGTCGGCGCCGACCGGGTGCTCTGGGTCGAGCCGCTGCACCCCAACAGCCACTCCCTGACGACCACGTGGCAGGTGGACGGCACCGCGCTGCCCGGCCAGGGCACCGAGATCGACCTGCGCACGCTGAACCTGTCACCGGGCAGGCACACGGTGACCGCGACCGTGGTCGACCCGACGGACTTCGTCCGCGCCCCGGACATCCGCGCCGGCAACCTGACCGCCACCCGCACGTGGACGGTGGACACGAGTGTGACCACCGTTCCCGGGGCGGCCGGCTCCGGCATCCTCTCCTCCACGCCGACGAACCGCGGCGTGGGACGCGACGAGGTCGTCTACGTCGAGACCCCCCACTCCGACGACGCCGTCCCCGCCGTCATCTGGGCACTGGACGGCAAGCGGCTCGACGAGAGCGACGAGGACGTGGACCTCGGCGCCCTCGGCCTCACGCCGGGAGCGCACACCCTCACCGCCACCTCCGGCGGCCGGACGCTCACCTGGACCGTGGACAACCCGCCCACCACCGACTACGAGCTCTCCGAGCCGCTGGTCAGCTCGGGCGAGACCTACGTCTACAACAGCCCCTTCACCATGAGACTCACCGGCCACGACGACGAGCCCGGATACGTCGTGCGTGAGTCGAGGGTGGACGGCGACGGCTGGTTCAACTACTTCGGCTGGCCGACCTCCGCCGACCTGCCGTGGCAGTTCAGCGAGAGCGGCACCACCATCGACAGCCTCACGTACGGCGTGCTGCCTCGCGGCAGGCACACCGTCGAGTACCGCTCCATCGACGCCAGCGGCAACTACGGCGACGCGAAGAGCTTCACGGTGACGACCCTCGCGCCGCCGCCGGCCTGCACCACCACGATCACCGGATCCAGGAAGGGCGCGATCTCCGTCCGCTCCGGTGTCACCTGCCTGAACGACGCCGAGGTCACCGGTGCGGTGACGGTGGGCTCCGGCGCGTCGCTGGTGGTCAACGGCGGCACGATCAGGGGAGGACTCAGCGCGTCCCGCGCCGCCGAGGTGCACCTGCTCAAGGCGCGCGTCGACGGGGCGGTCGCCGTCTCCGGCACCACCGGCCGGCTGACGGTCGCCGGCTCGGACATCAGCGGCGCGATCGTGCTGACCGGCACCACCGGCGCCGACGCCCTCGTCGTGACGGGTACGCGCATCCGCGGCTCGCTGTCCTGCAGCGGGAACACGGCCCAGCCCTCCGACGCCGGCGTGCCCAACACCGTCACCGGCGCCGGGCAGTGCGCCGGCCTGGTCGACGACCCGCGGTCCAAGAGCCGGGCCAGGTCCTATGAGGCGGTGCTGCCCGTCCGTCCCTGA
- a CDS encoding LysR family transcriptional regulator, giving the protein MQLELRHLRVVCTIADAGTLSRAATTIGVSQPALTAQLQRVEGALGGQLFRRSRLGVTPTPFGQFVLTRARSILLTVDELVTGTGADEGRPDVARIGGYVTPMLSGLLSRLFKVLDVPITVHTEYSPRLLLDLLASRRLDAATLVDYPGNELPVVPSIGMHLVATEPVFVLMSSSHPLAGQEEVRLADLADDDWVISPPDGVGWPECVYSACRDAGFSPRVPHSMTEQAIIRQMVAGGHAVAPCQATVQDGPGVVVRPLAGTPLWLRHLVAWRSNGPLAERARELAEFAAEAYREAIGERPHYAAWLARNGGVLTSPS; this is encoded by the coding sequence GTGCAGCTTGAGCTTCGCCATCTGCGTGTGGTCTGCACCATCGCCGACGCCGGGACGCTCAGCAGGGCAGCCACCACCATCGGCGTGTCGCAGCCCGCGCTCACCGCCCAGCTGCAGCGGGTCGAGGGCGCGCTCGGCGGGCAGCTCTTCCGGCGCAGCCGCCTCGGCGTCACCCCGACCCCCTTCGGCCAGTTCGTGCTGACCCGGGCGAGGTCGATCCTGCTCACCGTGGACGAGCTGGTCACCGGTACCGGCGCCGACGAGGGCCGGCCGGACGTCGCGCGCATCGGCGGATACGTGACGCCCATGCTGTCCGGCCTGCTCAGCAGGCTGTTCAAGGTCCTCGACGTGCCGATCACCGTGCACACCGAGTACTCCCCCCGGCTCCTCCTCGACCTGCTGGCCTCCCGCCGGCTGGACGCGGCGACCCTCGTCGACTACCCGGGGAACGAACTGCCCGTCGTCCCCTCGATCGGCATGCACCTGGTGGCCACCGAGCCGGTCTTCGTTCTCATGAGCAGCTCGCACCCGCTCGCGGGACAGGAGGAGGTACGGCTGGCCGATCTCGCGGACGACGACTGGGTGATCTCGCCACCGGACGGCGTCGGCTGGCCGGAGTGCGTCTACTCCGCCTGCCGGGACGCGGGCTTCTCGCCCCGGGTCCCGCACAGCATGACCGAGCAGGCGATCATCCGGCAGATGGTCGCCGGCGGCCACGCGGTCGCCCCCTGCCAGGCCACGGTGCAGGACGGACCGGGAGTCGTCGTGCGTCCTCTGGCCGGGACTCCGCTGTGGCTACGGCACCTGGTGGCCTGGCGCAGCAACGGCCCGCTCGCCGAGCGCGCCAGGGAACTGGCCGAGTTCGCCGCGGAGGCGTACCGGGAGGCCATCGGCGAACGGCCGCACTACGCGGCGTGGCTCGCCCGCAACGGCGGCGTTCTGACGTCCCCCTCCTGA
- a CDS encoding MFS transporter yields MPTSTGVVHVRTACVSFAAFGVFWGVWGASVPAVRAQAEISDGRLGTALLFVGAGALPAMLATGRMVDRWGPRVLAVLLVVLGAVGVAVAVTARDFWSLSAGLAVLGASSGAADVALNAAAGSAERAAGRPVVIRAHGAFSVGVVLASLSTGLLAGLGAPVVTPFFLAAVFLAGTAVAVMADGRAVSAVSNAGGRAISDAGGPAVRDPDERAVPDAGGRAVPATSDAGETRQSVPRGSGVRPLPLLVIGGLGALAFGLENAHQSWGAVYLADMLDAGPALASAGPAVFAAVVALTRFAAGSMGSRRATPLLVIGSTTAGAGTLVLATAGTVPVALLGLALAAAGTAVLFPTLISLVAAHVEDTVRGRATSIVTTVAYLGFLAGPVYVGYWAEATGLSGAMVAVAAIAAVLAILAWPALRSVVRAGSSWDSAPDDLGLPERATGHS; encoded by the coding sequence ATGCCGACTTCGACGGGTGTCGTCCACGTACGAACCGCCTGCGTGAGCTTTGCCGCCTTCGGTGTTTTCTGGGGCGTCTGGGGTGCTTCGGTGCCCGCGGTCCGGGCCCAGGCGGAGATCAGCGACGGTCGGCTGGGGACGGCGCTGCTGTTCGTGGGCGCCGGGGCCCTGCCCGCGATGCTCGCCACCGGAAGGATGGTGGACCGCTGGGGGCCTCGGGTGCTGGCCGTCCTGCTTGTGGTGCTCGGCGCGGTGGGGGTGGCGGTGGCGGTCACGGCGCGAGACTTCTGGAGCCTGTCGGCGGGCCTGGCGGTGCTCGGCGCGTCCTCCGGCGCGGCGGACGTCGCCCTCAACGCGGCGGCGGGCTCGGCGGAACGGGCGGCGGGAAGACCCGTCGTCATCCGCGCGCACGGCGCCTTCTCCGTCGGGGTGGTGCTCGCCAGCCTCTCCACCGGGCTGCTGGCCGGTCTCGGGGCGCCGGTCGTCACGCCGTTCTTCCTGGCGGCGGTCTTCCTGGCGGGAACGGCCGTCGCCGTCATGGCCGACGGGCGGGCCGTCTCGGCGGTCTCCAACGCGGGCGGGCGGGCAATCTCGGACGCGGGCGGGCCGGCGGTCCGGGACCCGGACGAGCGGGCGGTCCCGGACGCGGGTGGGCGGGCGGTCCCGGCGACCTCGGACGCCGGCGAGACCCGTCAGTCCGTTCCACGAGGATCAGGCGTGCGCCCGCTGCCCCTGCTGGTGATCGGCGGGCTGGGCGCGCTGGCCTTCGGCCTGGAGAACGCCCACCAGAGCTGGGGGGCCGTCTACCTCGCCGACATGCTCGACGCGGGTCCGGCACTCGCCTCGGCCGGTCCGGCGGTCTTCGCCGCCGTCGTCGCCCTCACCCGCTTCGCCGCCGGCTCGATGGGATCCCGCCGGGCCACGCCGTTGCTCGTCATCGGCTCCACGACCGCCGGTGCCGGGACCCTGGTACTGGCCACGGCCGGCACCGTGCCGGTGGCCCTGCTCGGGCTCGCCCTGGCCGCGGCCGGTACGGCGGTGCTCTTTCCCACGCTGATCAGCCTCGTCGCCGCACACGTCGAGGACACGGTCAGGGGACGGGCGACGTCCATCGTGACCACGGTGGCGTATCTGGGGTTCCTCGCCGGTCCGGTCTACGTCGGGTACTGGGCCGAGGCGACCGGTCTCTCCGGGGCGATGGTGGCCGTGGCCGCCATCGCCGCCGTCCTCGCGATCCTGGCCTGGCCGGCTCTGCGCTCGGTCGTCCGCGCCGGCTCCTCATGGGACTCGGCCCCGGATGATCTCGGCCTCCCGGAGAGGGCGACCGGTCACTCGTGA
- a CDS encoding LacI family DNA-binding transcriptional regulator: MSETAARRRATMAEVARAAGVSVMTVSYTYGQPERVSADTRVRVRDAAERLGYPGPHPGARSLRRGRTGALGVVLGEHLTYAFDDPQATRFLSGVAQVCADHGMALTLVPVTGGPADVDRVTEAAVDGFVVWTTADDDPVIDAIAATGLPAVIHGGPRRDGLSFVAVDDRAAARTVGHEVFAGARRPAVLSFPLDRDRISTVAFGAGAASEPDLDAPAVAGVDAAATGSPSGIDPDASTFRVTRQRLRGFRDAWSETGGEWSRVRVAVCSTNSAREAEALATELLTGPDSCDAIAAMSDELALGTLRAAARLGLAVPGDVTVSGWDDTDAASPAELTTVAQSLRDQGARCARTALGHPAPTGRDAEIAWHLISRASTHRR, encoded by the coding sequence ATGAGCGAGACGGCAGCGCGGCGGCGGGCGACCATGGCGGAGGTCGCCCGCGCGGCCGGGGTGTCGGTGATGACCGTCTCCTACACCTACGGTCAGCCCGAGCGGGTCTCCGCCGACACCAGGGTCCGGGTCCGCGACGCCGCCGAACGCCTCGGCTACCCGGGCCCGCACCCCGGAGCGCGCTCACTGCGCCGTGGCCGTACCGGCGCCCTGGGCGTCGTCCTCGGCGAACACCTCACCTATGCCTTCGACGACCCCCAGGCGACCCGCTTCCTGTCCGGCGTCGCACAGGTCTGCGCCGACCACGGCATGGCGCTGACCCTCGTCCCGGTCACCGGAGGCCCCGCCGACGTCGACCGGGTCACCGAGGCCGCCGTGGACGGCTTCGTCGTCTGGACCACCGCCGACGACGACCCCGTCATCGACGCCATCGCCGCCACCGGCCTGCCCGCCGTGATCCACGGCGGGCCTCGCCGTGACGGCCTGTCCTTCGTGGCCGTGGACGACCGGGCCGCCGCCAGAACCGTGGGCCACGAGGTGTTCGCGGGCGCGCGACGGCCGGCGGTGCTCAGCTTTCCGCTCGACCGCGACAGGATCTCCACCGTGGCCTTCGGCGCCGGCGCCGCCTCCGAGCCCGACCTGGACGCCCCCGCCGTGGCCGGCGTCGACGCCGCGGCCACCGGCTCCCCTTCCGGAATCGACCCCGACGCCTCGACCTTCCGCGTCACCCGCCAGCGCCTGCGCGGCTTCCGCGACGCCTGGTCCGAGACCGGCGGCGAGTGGTCGCGGGTCCGTGTGGCCGTCTGCTCGACCAACAGCGCCCGCGAGGCCGAGGCGCTCGCCACCGAGTTGCTCACCGGCCCGGACTCCTGCGACGCCATCGCCGCGATGAGCGACGAACTGGCCCTGGGCACCCTCCGCGCCGCCGCCCGCCTGGGCCTCGCCGTTCCCGGTGACGTCACCGTCAGCGGCTGGGACGACACCGACGCCGCCTCCCCCGCCGAGCTCACCACCGTCGCCCAGTCCCTGCGCGACCAGGGCGCCCGCTGCGCTCGCACCGCCCTCGGGCATCCCGCCCCCACCGGCCGGGACGCCGAGATCGCCTGGCACCTGATCAGCCGCGCCTCCACCCACCGCCGCTAG
- a CDS encoding alpha/beta fold hydrolase, with protein sequence MTATRAELVIDGRRLSYLDFGGTGRPLLALHGHMSEAASFAGLAAELSPEWRLIALDQRGHGHSDRAADYSRAGYIADVAALLDHLGLDRVVVLGHSLGGINAYQLAARHPERVSAFINADGAVSLGLDGHNPLAFVLGLPYEAPTRQALIDGMGPMASFFGELPRERPDGTWSLPFHPQDIVDSEDLVHGDHWADWLAGTCPALLIHPTQGVVPADQAQAMVDRRPDTRMVELNTDHFVYANDPSGFAKAVNEFLAELQADACPPLVGGVTAPSGLGDAGPPGVL encoded by the coding sequence ATGACCGCCACCCGGGCCGAACTCGTCATCGACGGCCGCCGGCTTTCCTACCTCGACTTCGGCGGCACCGGCCGCCCCCTGCTTGCCCTCCACGGCCACATGTCGGAGGCGGCGAGCTTCGCCGGCCTGGCCGCCGAACTGTCCCCTGAGTGGCGTCTCATCGCCCTCGACCAGCGAGGACACGGCCACTCCGACCGCGCCGCCGACTACTCCCGGGCCGGGTACATCGCCGACGTCGCAGCCCTCCTGGACCACCTGGGCCTCGACCGGGTCGTCGTTCTCGGCCATTCGCTCGGCGGCATCAACGCCTACCAGCTCGCCGCCCGTCACCCCGAGCGGGTCAGCGCTTTCATCAACGCCGACGGCGCGGTCTCCCTGGGCCTCGACGGCCACAACCCGCTGGCCTTCGTCCTGGGCCTGCCCTACGAGGCCCCCACTCGCCAGGCGCTGATCGACGGCATGGGCCCGATGGCCTCCTTCTTCGGCGAGCTCCCCCGCGAACGCCCCGACGGCACCTGGAGCCTGCCCTTCCACCCCCAGGACATCGTCGACTCGGAGGACCTCGTCCACGGCGACCACTGGGCCGACTGGCTGGCCGGCACCTGCCCCGCCCTCCTGATCCACCCCACCCAGGGCGTCGTCCCCGCCGACCAGGCCCAGGCCATGGTCGACCGCCGCCCCGACACCCGCATGGTCGAACTGAACACCGACCACTTCGTATACGCCAACGACCCCAGCGGCTTCGCCAAGGCCGTCAACGAGTTCCTCGCCGAACTCCAGGCCGACGCCTGTCCACCGCTGGTCGGTGGTGTGACAGCGCCGTCCGGGCTGGGCGACGCCGGACCGCCGGGCGTCCTCTAG
- a CDS encoding TetR/AcrR family transcriptional regulator, whose protein sequence is MGNREDLVAGARRCLEEKGWARTTVRDIAAASGGVSMAAIGYHFGSREALLNAALIEAIDEWGSETGRTLANYAGDTSGERYEAMWTAIIESFGTHRKLWIATIEALLQSEHSPELRRYLAGAQAEGRRGLAAILLGVEESALAEGSVRSLGAVQTALLSGVMMQWLTDPEQAPSASEVVAGLRAIATIADRH, encoded by the coding sequence ATGGGAAATCGCGAGGATCTCGTCGCCGGCGCCCGTCGCTGTCTGGAGGAGAAGGGGTGGGCACGGACCACGGTCCGCGACATCGCCGCGGCCTCCGGAGGGGTCAGCATGGCGGCCATCGGCTACCACTTCGGATCGCGGGAGGCGCTGCTGAACGCGGCGCTCATCGAGGCGATCGACGAATGGGGCTCGGAGACGGGGCGCACGCTTGCCAACTACGCCGGGGACACCTCCGGGGAGCGGTACGAGGCCATGTGGACGGCGATCATCGAGTCGTTCGGTACCCACCGGAAGCTGTGGATCGCCACAATCGAGGCGCTACTCCAGTCTGAGCACTCGCCTGAGCTGCGTCGATATCTGGCCGGGGCCCAGGCTGAAGGTCGTCGCGGGCTGGCGGCGATTCTGCTGGGGGTCGAGGAGAGCGCTCTGGCGGAGGGATCCGTACGATCGCTGGGAGCGGTGCAGACGGCTCTGCTCTCGGGAGTGATGATGCAGTGGCTCACCGACCCCGAGCAGGCTCCCTCCGCGTCCGAGGTGGTGGCGGGGCTACGGGCCATCGCAACCATCGCCGACAGGCATTGA